One segment of Phaeacidiphilus oryzae TH49 DNA contains the following:
- a CDS encoding baeRF2 domain-containing protein encodes MDLAPFAPLYRDGAGRCASVYLTTTRTEPPSEEAVARRWRALRERLEGLGADQATLSALDEAAGADRGEAGPQGQALFASGGELRYGEELPVPPDPDSADFGRLPRLLPLVSRRSELPRHLLVRVDHTGAELEVCGAGEGEAAESAGGQTYPLHKAHSGGWSQKRHQRRAENTWDRNARGVAEEAARLAERERAELIVLAGDVRARALFLDHLARVGGGWRDRTVEVPGRPEGSAAGSAAGSAAEETEVAAEGAPAAPDSVRGVAEKARDEARARLADRFARRLAEGTAVEGLAATAEALRSAQVDTLLLDADPDAEPMRAELWWGTAPDGTSEVGRLGLAPEELTEAERSGEVFRDRAADVLLREAALGSADLVLTGAERPGPRPAEGVGALLRRAA; translated from the coding sequence ATGGATCTGGCACCCTTCGCCCCCCTCTACCGGGACGGTGCCGGCCGATGCGCCAGCGTGTACCTCACCACCACGCGCACCGAGCCGCCCTCCGAGGAGGCGGTGGCGCGGCGCTGGCGGGCACTGCGCGAACGGCTCGAAGGGCTCGGCGCGGACCAGGCGACCCTCTCCGCGCTGGACGAGGCCGCCGGTGCGGACCGCGGCGAGGCCGGGCCGCAGGGGCAGGCGCTCTTCGCCTCCGGCGGCGAACTCCGCTACGGGGAGGAACTGCCCGTACCGCCGGATCCGGACAGCGCCGACTTCGGCCGGCTGCCGCGGCTGCTGCCGCTGGTCAGCAGGCGCTCGGAGCTGCCCCGCCACCTGCTGGTGCGGGTCGACCACACCGGCGCCGAACTGGAGGTGTGCGGGGCCGGCGAGGGGGAGGCCGCGGAGAGCGCCGGCGGGCAGACCTACCCGCTGCACAAGGCGCACTCCGGCGGGTGGTCGCAGAAGCGCCACCAGCGGCGGGCCGAGAACACCTGGGACCGGAACGCCCGCGGGGTCGCCGAGGAGGCGGCCCGGCTGGCCGAGCGGGAGCGGGCGGAGCTGATCGTCCTCGCCGGGGACGTCCGTGCCCGGGCGCTCTTCCTCGACCATCTGGCACGGGTCGGCGGGGGCTGGCGGGACCGCACGGTGGAGGTGCCGGGCCGGCCGGAGGGGTCCGCGGCGGGCTCCGCGGCGGGCTCCGCGGCCGAGGAGACAGAGGTGGCCGCGGAGGGCGCGCCCGCCGCTCCGGACTCGGTACGCGGGGTGGCCGAGAAGGCCCGGGACGAGGCCCGGGCGCGGCTGGCCGACCGGTTCGCCCGGCGCCTGGCGGAGGGCACGGCCGTGGAGGGCCTGGCCGCCACCGCCGAGGCGCTGCGCTCGGCCCAGGTCGACACCCTGCTGCTGGACGCGGACCCGGACGCCGAGCCGATGCGGGCCGAGCTGTGGTGGGGGACGGCCCCCGACGGCACCTCCGAGGTGGGCCGACTCGGGCTCGCCCCCGAGGAGTTGACCGAGGCCGAGCGCTCCGGGGAGGTCTTCCGGGACCGCGCGGCCGACGTGCTGCTCCGGGAGGCGGCGCTGGGCTCGGCCGACCTGGTGCTGACCGGCGCGGAGCGGCCCGGGCCGCGCCCGGCGGAGGGCGTGGGCGCGCTGCTGCGCCGGGCGGCCTGA
- a CDS encoding glycoside hydrolase family 15 protein: MSTPMPWRSDGAAAAGSPGALRDYALIADGERGALLGPHGEFAWMCAPRWDSDAVFAGLLGGPGEYSVSPLQRCVPGGAYRPGSLIWTSQWTVDGGTVTCRDALALPSDPHTAVVLRRVGVQGLEVPVRVRLAPAAGFGEYGASELTRNDGGAWTARLGPLWLRWTGAEAARPVSPGRGQPGPVLELTLHPAPGEQHDLVLEISERPFTGPAPDPEQAWKATEDAWSAEVPPLDGVLARRDARQAYAVLRGLTSSAGGMAAAATTSLPEQVSPDSQGPDEDADSGSSYDYRYAWIRDQSWAALALCASGSPQPLLGRQLRFLIERVLQDGPRLAPAYTVYGGTLPPQRPLHLPGYPGSHDVLGNRAGSQFQLDAFGEVLLLLATAARQGLLDDSAAPEGSDGWAAARTALDAVRERWQEPDSGVWELGPRMWTQSRLACVSGLRALAGSGGPRGLCEEAAELADRLLDWAGRNAVHPSGCWQRAVDDPRTDAALLLPGVRGAVPPDDPRQQATVRAVARELTDDHFAYRFRPDDRPLGESEGAFLMCGFTMALAEAQQGRQVSAHRWFERNRAACGPSGLYAEEYDVAQRQLRGNLPQAFVHALLLECAAKLSG, translated from the coding sequence ATGTCCACACCCATGCCCTGGCGCTCCGACGGCGCGGCCGCCGCGGGCTCTCCCGGCGCGCTGCGCGACTACGCCCTCATCGCGGACGGCGAGCGCGGAGCACTCCTCGGACCGCACGGGGAGTTCGCCTGGATGTGCGCTCCCCGCTGGGACTCCGACGCGGTCTTCGCCGGCCTCCTCGGCGGACCGGGGGAGTACTCGGTCAGCCCCCTGCAGCGCTGCGTCCCCGGCGGCGCCTACCGGCCGGGCTCGCTGATCTGGACCTCGCAGTGGACGGTCGACGGCGGCACCGTGACCTGTCGGGACGCCCTGGCCCTGCCCTCCGACCCGCACACCGCCGTGGTGCTCCGGCGGGTCGGCGTCCAGGGCCTGGAGGTCCCGGTCCGGGTCCGGCTCGCCCCGGCGGCCGGCTTCGGCGAGTACGGCGCCTCGGAGCTCACCCGGAACGACGGCGGCGCCTGGACCGCCCGGCTCGGCCCGCTGTGGCTGCGCTGGACCGGCGCCGAGGCCGCCCGCCCGGTCTCGCCGGGCCGCGGTCAGCCCGGCCCGGTCCTGGAGCTGACCCTCCACCCCGCCCCCGGCGAGCAGCACGACCTGGTGCTGGAGATCTCGGAACGCCCGTTCACCGGCCCCGCGCCCGACCCCGAACAGGCCTGGAAGGCCACCGAGGACGCCTGGTCCGCCGAGGTCCCGCCGCTGGACGGGGTCCTCGCCCGGCGCGACGCCCGTCAGGCGTACGCCGTCCTCCGCGGACTCACCTCGTCCGCGGGCGGAATGGCCGCCGCGGCCACCACCAGCCTCCCCGAGCAGGTCAGCCCGGACAGCCAGGGCCCGGACGAAGACGCGGACAGCGGCAGCAGCTACGACTACCGCTACGCCTGGATCCGCGACCAGAGCTGGGCCGCCCTGGCCCTCTGCGCCTCCGGCTCCCCCCAGCCGCTGCTCGGTCGGCAGCTCCGCTTCCTGATCGAGCGGGTCCTCCAGGACGGCCCCCGGCTGGCCCCCGCCTACACCGTCTACGGCGGCACGCTGCCCCCGCAGCGCCCGCTCCACCTGCCCGGCTACCCCGGCAGCCATGACGTGCTGGGCAACCGCGCCGGAAGCCAGTTCCAGCTGGACGCCTTCGGCGAGGTGCTGCTGCTCCTCGCCACCGCCGCCCGCCAGGGCCTCCTCGACGACTCGGCCGCCCCGGAGGGTTCCGACGGCTGGGCCGCGGCCCGCACCGCCCTCGACGCCGTCCGTGAGCGCTGGCAGGAGCCGGACAGCGGGGTCTGGGAGCTGGGTCCCCGGATGTGGACGCAGAGCAGGCTGGCCTGCGTCTCCGGGCTGCGCGCGCTGGCCGGCTCGGGCGGGCCCCGCGGCCTGTGCGAGGAGGCCGCCGAGCTGGCCGACCGGCTGCTGGACTGGGCGGGACGCAACGCCGTCCACCCCTCCGGCTGCTGGCAGCGCGCCGTCGACGACCCGCGCACCGACGCCGCCCTGCTGCTGCCCGGCGTGCGCGGCGCCGTCCCGCCGGACGACCCGCGCCAGCAGGCCACGGTACGGGCGGTCGCCCGGGAGCTGACCGACGATCACTTCGCCTACCGCTTCCGGCCGGACGACCGCCCGCTCGGCGAGTCCGAGGGCGCCTTCCTGATGTGCGGGTTCACCATGGCCCTGGCCGAGGCCCAGCAGGGCCGCCAGGTCTCCGCCCACCGCTGGTTCGAGCGCAACCGCGCGGCCTGCGGCCCCTCCGGGCTCTACGCGGAGGAGTACGACGTGGCCCAGCGCCAGCTGCGCGGCAACCTCCCGCAGGCGTTCGTCCACGCGCTGCTGCTGGAGTGCGCGGCGAAGCTGAGCGGCTGA
- a CDS encoding 4a-hydroxytetrahydrobiopterin dehydratase: MTEEHPLSAEQLTERLADPRLHEWRHEDGALRRTVLAPDFTTAVRMLDQLVEDAARLHRTPNVAISGRTLDFSVAPPAGGSGSGTFSEEDVELCRRIEYAVGTRTGVE; encoded by the coding sequence ATGACAGAGGAACACCCGCTGAGTGCGGAGCAGCTGACGGAACGGCTGGCCGATCCCCGGCTGCACGAGTGGCGCCATGAGGACGGTGCGCTGCGCCGCACCGTGCTGGCCCCGGACTTCACGACGGCGGTGCGGATGCTGGACCAGCTGGTGGAGGACGCGGCGCGGCTGCACCGCACGCCGAACGTCGCGATCAGCGGCCGCACCCTGGACTTCAGCGTGGCCCCTCCGGCCGGCGGCAGTGGCTCCGGCACCTTCAGCGAGGAGGACGTGGAGCTCTGCCGGCGGATCGAGTACGCGGTGGGGACCAGGACCGGCGTGGAGTAG
- a CDS encoding DUF5709 domain-containing protein, whose protein sequence is MTDGESYGDEVYQPEPGEAEQREDTGLLDQEDTLDAHGAEQTIEEGYSPPERPRGAEHHGVTAAEQREGESLDQRLAEEVPEEGAGGPGEPTGPERSAGAADYEADADLGRPGARAPRREVGDLRTGRLVAPRQGAAEESGEGVAAEDVGVDSAVAPAEEAAVHTIDDDRELPPQNDEEER, encoded by the coding sequence ATGACCGACGGCGAGTCGTACGGCGACGAGGTCTATCAACCGGAACCCGGCGAGGCCGAGCAGCGGGAGGACACCGGTCTGCTCGACCAGGAGGACACCCTGGACGCCCACGGCGCCGAGCAGACCATCGAGGAGGGCTACTCGCCACCCGAACGGCCGCGCGGCGCCGAGCACCACGGGGTGACGGCGGCCGAGCAGCGGGAGGGGGAGTCGCTGGACCAGCGGCTGGCCGAGGAGGTCCCCGAGGAGGGGGCGGGCGGACCGGGCGAGCCCACCGGTCCCGAGCGGTCCGCCGGCGCCGCCGACTACGAGGCCGACGCGGACCTCGGCCGACCTGGCGCACGCGCGCCGCGGCGCGAGGTCGGCGACCTGCGGACCGGACGTCTCGTGGCACCCCGGCAGGGCGCCGCCGAGGAGTCCGGGGAGGGCGTGGCGGCCGAGGACGTCGGCGTGGACAGCGCCGTCGCTCCCGCCGAGGAGGCCGCCGTCCACACCATCGACGACGATCGGGAACTGCCCCCGCAGAACGATGAGGAGGAGCGATGA
- a CDS encoding DUF1360 domain-containing protein, with amino-acid sequence MNRPQPPRPGSGPDEPASQSADESASASASESAPGSGSGRAGGLREAVRETEEAYAGDSDHPVTAYAGTMGVYLGLVGAMAGAARLTGRRLPDPTPWDLLLVTGATHRLSRLVAKDPVTSPLRAPFTRFRGTSGPAELKEDVRGRGARKAVGELLSCPFCTGLWASTGFVAGLVFAPRATRLAATALSAAAASDLLHFGRSGLQQAAGE; translated from the coding sequence ATGAACCGTCCGCAACCGCCCCGACCCGGCTCCGGCCCCGACGAGCCGGCATCCCAGTCCGCCGACGAGTCCGCCTCGGCGTCCGCCTCCGAGTCTGCGCCCGGCTCCGGCTCCGGGCGCGCCGGAGGGCTGCGCGAGGCCGTGCGGGAGACCGAGGAGGCCTACGCCGGCGACTCCGACCACCCGGTGACCGCGTACGCCGGGACGATGGGCGTCTACCTGGGGCTGGTCGGCGCCATGGCCGGCGCCGCCCGGCTGACCGGCCGCCGGCTGCCCGACCCGACGCCCTGGGACCTGCTGCTGGTCACCGGCGCCACCCACCGGCTCTCCCGGCTGGTCGCCAAGGACCCGGTGACCAGCCCGCTGCGGGCGCCCTTCACCCGCTTCCGCGGCACCTCGGGCCCGGCCGAGCTCAAGGAGGACGTCCGCGGGCGCGGCGCCCGGAAGGCCGTCGGCGAGCTGCTGAGCTGCCCGTTCTGCACCGGACTCTGGGCCTCCACCGGCTTCGTCGCCGGGCTGGTCTTCGCCCCCCGGGCGACCCGGCTGGCCGCCACCGCGCTCAGCGCGGCCGCCGCCTCCGACCTCCTCCACTTCGGTCGCTCCGGACTCCAGCAGGCGGCGGGGGAGTGA
- the qcrB gene encoding cytochrome bc1 complex cytochrome b subunit yields the protein MSWLIPHPLADAKRRAARRARGGALALDRRLPLMELAKGGLRKIFPDHWSYLLGELALYSFVVLLATGVWLTLFFHPSMSETVYHGSYAPLRGVRMSEAYDSTLHISFDVRGGLLIRQIHHWAADLFVAAIGVHMMRIFLTGAFRRPRELNWMVGVTLFLLAVLEGFCGYSLPDDLLSGTGLRTAEGIVLSIPLVGTYLQFFLFGGEFPGEAIVPRLYAAHILLLPGLLLALVGVHLMLVVRLKHTHWAGPGRTNRNVVGIPMFPQFAARSTGLAAMTAGVLAVLGAVAQINPIWLYGPYRPDQASTDAQPDWYVGFLEGALRLMPATETRFLGHTVVWDVLLPAVVLPMVLFAALYAYPFVERRLTGDLAEHHLSERPRDRPTRTGLGVAGLTWYVVLLLGGGQDVLADTLHVSVNALNWTLRIAFLVAPPLAFLLTKRACRGLRAWEEERLTEGEETGRVRQNAAGGYEEDREPLPEETRRVVLARRAASALPAPSGPDRSGLDRSALERAALERVRDPEDAGVDPDAEGSAVSEAGRRARARAALGRWLVR from the coding sequence ATGTCCTGGCTCATCCCGCACCCGCTGGCCGACGCGAAGCGGCGGGCCGCGCGGCGCGCCCGCGGCGGAGCGCTCGCCCTGGACCGCCGGCTGCCGCTGATGGAGCTCGCCAAGGGCGGCCTCCGCAAGATCTTCCCCGACCACTGGTCCTACCTGCTGGGCGAGCTGGCCCTGTACAGCTTCGTGGTGCTGCTGGCCACCGGCGTCTGGCTGACCCTCTTCTTCCACCCCTCGATGAGCGAGACCGTCTACCACGGCAGCTACGCCCCGCTGCGCGGGGTGCGGATGTCCGAGGCCTACGACTCCACCCTCCACATCAGCTTCGACGTGCGCGGCGGGCTGCTGATCCGGCAGATCCACCACTGGGCCGCCGACCTCTTCGTGGCCGCGATCGGCGTCCACATGATGCGGATCTTCCTCACCGGGGCGTTCCGGCGACCGCGCGAGCTCAACTGGATGGTCGGGGTGACCCTCTTCCTCCTCGCGGTGCTGGAGGGGTTCTGCGGCTACTCGCTCCCCGACGACCTCCTCTCCGGCACGGGGCTGCGCACCGCCGAGGGGATCGTCCTCTCCATCCCGCTGGTCGGCACGTACCTGCAGTTCTTCCTCTTCGGCGGGGAGTTCCCCGGGGAGGCGATCGTGCCGCGGCTGTACGCCGCCCACATCCTGCTGCTGCCCGGGCTGCTGCTGGCGCTGGTCGGCGTCCACCTGATGCTGGTGGTGCGCCTCAAGCACACCCACTGGGCGGGACCGGGGCGGACCAACCGGAACGTGGTCGGCATCCCGATGTTCCCGCAGTTCGCGGCCCGCTCGACCGGGCTGGCCGCGATGACCGCCGGGGTGCTGGCGGTGCTCGGCGCGGTGGCCCAGATCAACCCCATCTGGCTGTACGGCCCCTACCGGCCGGACCAGGCCTCCACCGACGCCCAACCCGACTGGTACGTGGGCTTCCTGGAGGGCGCGCTGCGGCTGATGCCGGCGACCGAGACCCGGTTCCTGGGGCACACCGTGGTCTGGGACGTGCTGCTGCCCGCCGTCGTCCTGCCGATGGTCCTCTTCGCCGCGCTGTACGCCTACCCCTTCGTGGAGCGGAGACTGACCGGTGACCTCGCCGAGCACCATCTCAGCGAGCGCCCGCGGGACCGGCCCACCCGCACCGGCCTGGGCGTGGCCGGACTGACCTGGTACGTGGTGCTGCTGCTCGGCGGCGGCCAGGACGTCCTCGCGGACACCCTCCACGTCTCCGTGAACGCCCTCAACTGGACCCTGCGGATCGCCTTCCTGGTCGCCCCGCCTCTCGCCTTCCTCCTCACCAAGCGGGCCTGCCGGGGCCTCCGGGCCTGGGAGGAGGAGCGTCTGACGGAGGGTGAGGAGACCGGCCGGGTACGGCAGAACGCCGCCGGCGGCTACGAGGAGGACCGGGAGCCGCTGCCGGAGGAGACCCGCCGGGTGGTGCTGGCCCGCCGCGCGGCGAGCGCCCTGCCCGCCCCGTCCGGGCCGGACCGGTCGGGGCTGGACCGGTCGGCGCTGGAGAGGGCGGCGCTGGAGAGGGTGCGGGACCCGGAGGACGCGGGCGTCGACCCGGATGCCGAGGGGAGCGCGGTCAGCGAGGCCGGCCGCCGGGCCCGCGCGCGGGCCGCCCTGGGCCGCTGGCTGGTGCGCTGA
- the ctaF gene encoding aa3-type cytochrome oxidase subunit IV produces the protein MRTEARLFAVVAIFFAVAGGIYDAFAKEPAGKAALALCFLMSALISFFFYMQHRRLGGGRAQDRPDAEVTETAGPLEFFPPHSVYPVLAAAGFALLCLGVVLGLWLFLIGLGVVVAGVLGFVFQYNG, from the coding sequence GTGAGGACGGAGGCCCGCCTCTTCGCCGTGGTGGCGATCTTCTTCGCGGTCGCCGGCGGGATCTACGACGCCTTCGCCAAGGAGCCGGCCGGAAAGGCCGCGCTGGCGCTGTGCTTCCTGATGTCCGCGCTGATCTCCTTCTTCTTCTACATGCAGCACCGCCGGCTGGGCGGCGGCCGGGCGCAGGACCGCCCGGACGCCGAGGTCACCGAGACGGCCGGGCCCCTGGAGTTCTTCCCCCCGCACAGCGTCTACCCGGTGCTGGCCGCGGCCGGGTTCGCGCTGCTCTGCCTGGGCGTGGTCCTGGGGCTGTGGCTCTTCCTGATCGGCCTCGGCGTGGTGGTGGCGGGCGTGCTGGGGTTCGTCTTCCAGTACAACGGCTGA
- the ctaD gene encoding aa3-type cytochrome oxidase subunit I, which yields MIRMLTTTDHKVIGSLYLTTSFGFFLVGGVLALLMRAELARPGLQLFSDEQYNQLFTMHGTIMLLLFATPTFTGFANWIMPLQIGAPDVAFPRLNAFTYWVFLFGGLMVLSGFLTRGGAAGFGWFAYAPLNGAEHSPGTGGDLWAMGLVVAGLSSILGAVNFITTIACLRAPGMTMFRMPIFTWNTLFTSILILFAFPVLTAALLVLEADRRFGAMVFEAQNGGALLWQHLFWFFGHPEVYIVALPFFGIVSEIIPVFSRKPIFGYSGLVAATIAITGLSAVVWAHHMFATGAVLLPFFSLMSFLIAVPTGVKFFNWIGTMWQGSLSFESPMLFCIGFLVTFLFGGLSGVLLASPPIDFHVTDSYFVVAHLHYVLFGTVAFATFAGFYFWWPKFTGRMLDERLARIHFWTLFVGFQTTFLVQHWLGAEGMPRRYADYLATDGFTTLNTVSSIGSFLLGLSTLPFLYNIWKTSRYGRRVEEADPWGWGRSLEWATSCPPPRHNFEALPRIRSDSPAFDLHHPEISAPGVYPGVSEGEGDERGRRPPEELPEELPVERAEPAESPEPAELPEGGERR from the coding sequence ATGATCCGGATGCTGACCACCACCGACCACAAGGTGATCGGCAGTCTGTACCTGACCACGTCCTTCGGCTTCTTCCTGGTCGGTGGCGTGCTGGCGCTGCTGATGCGCGCCGAGCTGGCCCGGCCGGGCCTCCAGCTCTTCAGCGACGAGCAGTACAACCAGCTGTTCACCATGCACGGCACGATCATGCTGCTGCTCTTCGCCACCCCGACCTTCACCGGTTTCGCCAACTGGATCATGCCGCTGCAGATCGGCGCCCCCGACGTGGCCTTCCCGCGGCTGAACGCCTTCACCTACTGGGTGTTCCTCTTCGGCGGGCTGATGGTGCTGAGCGGCTTCCTCACCCGCGGCGGGGCGGCCGGCTTCGGCTGGTTCGCGTACGCGCCGCTCAACGGGGCCGAGCACTCCCCCGGCACCGGCGGCGACCTCTGGGCGATGGGCCTGGTGGTGGCCGGGCTGAGCAGCATCCTGGGGGCGGTCAACTTCATCACCACCATCGCCTGCCTGCGGGCTCCCGGGATGACCATGTTCCGGATGCCGATCTTCACCTGGAACACCCTGTTCACCTCGATCCTGATCCTCTTCGCCTTCCCGGTGCTCACCGCCGCCCTGCTGGTGCTGGAGGCCGACCGGCGGTTCGGGGCCATGGTGTTCGAGGCGCAGAACGGGGGCGCGCTGCTCTGGCAGCACCTCTTCTGGTTCTTCGGGCATCCAGAGGTCTACATCGTGGCGCTGCCGTTCTTCGGCATCGTCTCGGAGATCATCCCGGTGTTCAGCCGCAAGCCGATCTTCGGCTACTCCGGGCTGGTGGCCGCGACCATCGCCATCACCGGACTGTCGGCGGTGGTGTGGGCGCACCACATGTTCGCGACGGGGGCGGTGCTGCTGCCCTTCTTCTCGCTGATGTCCTTCCTGATCGCGGTGCCGACCGGGGTGAAGTTCTTCAACTGGATCGGCACCATGTGGCAGGGCTCGCTGAGCTTCGAGTCGCCGATGCTGTTCTGCATCGGCTTCCTGGTGACCTTCCTCTTCGGCGGCCTCAGCGGGGTGCTCCTCGCCTCGCCGCCGATCGACTTCCATGTGACGGACAGTTACTTCGTCGTGGCCCACCTCCACTACGTCCTCTTCGGGACGGTCGCCTTCGCCACCTTCGCCGGGTTCTACTTCTGGTGGCCCAAGTTCACCGGCCGGATGCTGGACGAACGGCTCGCCCGGATCCACTTCTGGACGCTCTTCGTCGGCTTCCAGACCACCTTCCTGGTGCAGCACTGGCTGGGCGCCGAGGGGATGCCCCGGCGGTACGCGGACTATCTGGCGACGGACGGGTTCACCACCCTCAACACCGTCTCCTCGATCGGCTCGTTCCTGCTGGGCCTGTCCACGCTGCCGTTCCTCTACAACATCTGGAAGACCTCCCGCTACGGCCGGCGGGTCGAGGAGGCGGACCCGTGGGGATGGGGGCGCTCGCTGGAGTGGGCGACCTCCTGCCCGCCGCCCCGGCACAACTTCGAGGCGCTGCCGCGGATCCGCTCCGACTCGCCGGCCTTCGACCTCCACCATCCGGAGATCAGCGCGCCCGGGGTCTATCCGGGCGTCTCCGAGGGCGAGGGGGACGAGCGCGGCCGCAGGCCACCGGAGGAACTCCCCGAGGAGCTTCCCGTGGAGCGCGCGGAGCCCGCGGAGTCCCCGGAACCCGCGGAGCTGCCCGAGGGAGGTGAGCGGAGGTGA
- a CDS encoding SDR family oxidoreductase: MAEPTMVVTGASAGVGRAVVRRLAARGARLGLVARGEEALEEAAREARSLGAAEALPLPADVADADAVEKVAERVENELGPIDVWVNDAFATVFAPFQQIAPAEFRRVTEVTYLGYVNGTRAALRRMVPRDRGVVVQVGSAIAYRGIPLQSVYSGAKHAIQGWNEAVRCELLHSGSRVRTTMVQLPAVDTPQFRWVLTRLPHRARPVPPVYPPELAAKAVETAILHPGRREYWVGASTVATLVANAVAPGLLDRYLARTGYDSQQVDDEAVPPSALTGNLWRPGPARLAEASGDFGREAAKRAPSRVPWLWRFR; this comes from the coding sequence GTGGCTGAGCCGACCATGGTGGTCACGGGCGCCAGTGCGGGAGTCGGCCGGGCCGTGGTGCGGCGGCTGGCGGCGCGCGGGGCGCGGCTGGGGCTGGTCGCCCGCGGGGAGGAGGCGCTGGAGGAGGCCGCCCGCGAGGCGCGGTCGCTGGGCGCCGCGGAGGCGCTGCCCCTGCCCGCCGACGTCGCCGACGCGGACGCGGTGGAGAAGGTCGCCGAGCGGGTCGAGAACGAGCTGGGCCCGATCGACGTGTGGGTGAACGACGCCTTCGCCACGGTCTTCGCCCCCTTCCAGCAGATCGCCCCGGCCGAGTTCCGGCGGGTGACCGAGGTGACGTACCTGGGGTACGTCAACGGCACCCGGGCCGCGCTGCGGCGGATGGTGCCCCGGGACCGCGGCGTGGTGGTGCAGGTCGGCTCGGCGATCGCGTACCGCGGGATCCCCCTGCAGAGCGTCTACAGCGGAGCGAAGCACGCGATCCAGGGCTGGAACGAGGCGGTGCGCTGCGAGCTGCTGCACAGCGGCTCGCGGGTGCGGACCACCATGGTGCAGCTGCCCGCCGTGGACACCCCGCAGTTCCGCTGGGTGCTCACCCGGCTGCCGCACCGGGCGCGGCCGGTGCCGCCGGTGTATCCGCCCGAGCTGGCCGCCAAGGCGGTGGAGACGGCGATCCTCCACCCGGGACGGCGGGAGTACTGGGTGGGCGCCAGCACGGTGGCGACCCTGGTGGCCAACGCGGTGGCACCGGGCCTGCTGGACCGCTATCTGGCGCGCACCGGCTACGACTCGCAGCAGGTGGACGACGAGGCGGTGCCGCCGTCCGCGCTGACCGGGAACCTGTGGCGGCCCGGTCCGGCCCGGCTGGCCGAGGCGTCCGGGGACTTCGGCCGCGAGGCGGCCAAGCGCGCGCCCTCGCGGGTGCCGTGGCTGTGGCGGTTCCGCTGA
- a CDS encoding GPR1/FUN34/YaaH family transporter, which produces MTPDQNFGDGAHRADAYSPDTAARIMLRPVASSLPLGFLAFGVASTLLTCLQLHWVEVGSSHQLALLALVFAVPLELLAAVFAFLARDAGAACALSVFAGVWAGTSLLLATGTPGKPSPVMAVFLLTMVPVMLLLFVAALQGKPLFAALLLLGAVRFVLTGAYEAGAPAAVQTVAGWFGVALGVFALYGGLALILEDGASRTVLPLGRRGHARTSLQGRLSDQLRDTAREAGVRRQL; this is translated from the coding sequence ATGACCCCTGATCAGAACTTCGGCGACGGCGCCCACCGGGCGGACGCGTACTCCCCGGACACCGCCGCCCGCATCATGCTCCGCCCGGTGGCCAGCAGCCTGCCGCTGGGCTTCCTCGCCTTCGGCGTGGCCAGCACCCTCCTCACCTGCCTCCAACTGCACTGGGTGGAGGTCGGCAGCTCCCACCAACTCGCCCTGCTGGCCCTGGTGTTCGCGGTGCCCCTGGAACTGCTCGCCGCCGTCTTCGCGTTCTTGGCCAGGGACGCGGGCGCGGCCTGCGCCCTGAGCGTCTTCGCCGGCGTCTGGGCGGGCACCTCACTGCTGCTGGCCACCGGCACCCCGGGGAAGCCGTCGCCGGTGATGGCGGTCTTCCTGCTGACGATGGTGCCGGTGATGCTGCTGCTCTTCGTCGCCGCCTTGCAGGGCAAGCCGCTCTTCGCCGCGCTGCTGCTGCTCGGCGCCGTCCGCTTCGTCCTCACCGGCGCCTACGAGGCGGGCGCACCGGCCGCCGTGCAGACCGTGGCCGGCTGGTTCGGGGTGGCCCTCGGGGTCTTCGCCCTCTACGGCGGGCTGGCGCTGATCCTGGAGGACGGCGCCTCCCGTACGGTGCTCCCGCTCGGCCGCCGCGGCCACGCCCGCACCTCGCTCCAGGGCCGCCTCAGCGACCAGCTCCGCGACACCGCCCGCGAGGCCGGCGTCCGCCGCCAGCTGTGA